In the Enterococcus rotai genome, AAGATCAAATTATACTTTTGGAATTAACAATCAACAAATCAAAAGCTTTAATGAAAATAGAAACAAAAGAAAAAGGACTAGGTTCTTCAAAATTGTTATTCTCTGAATTGATGGAACAACCAAAGAGGATGACTGAGCTTGAACAATTTTTGTATATAAAGCTACCAGGTATTGTCGAGGCCTCAGAAAAATTTATTCAAATACAAGAAGCGCAACTTTCAACAGCAGATATTGAAAGGTCAAAGAAAATGATTATGGAAACCATTACGTCGTATTCATCTAGTATTACAGATGAATATGAAGAAATAATTCAAGACGCCTCAGAAGATATCTATCTAACTAAGAAATTGATCGAGGGAAAATAATGAGAAAAAAACAAAAGAATTTTTATGACTCGTATGATGCTCTGTTTTCAAAACCAGCTCTTTTTACAAAGCAAGAGAAGACATATGAAAAAAACATGCCAAAGCTTAAGCTGAAAAGTATAGTAATGATTATGAAAGACTCAGCTAAAACACCGTCAAAAAGCAAGAAAAAAGAAAAAAAACCTGCTAAAAAAAAATTATCAATGATTCTAGCGATTGTATTTTTAGTAATTATTTTTTTTGTTATCAAGACGGCGAATAATTCTTCTGGTTCATTTAGTTCTTACTCAGATGAATATATTGATGTTTATCCTTTAAAAGAAGGAACTGTCAATAAAACAAGTGATAAAAATTTTAGTACACCACTTGCGCTTAGTATCAATGATCATAGTATTGTAACTAATAATGGTTATGTATTAGAAGTGTTGAATGATGCAGATATAGAAATCCAAAAAGAAGAATTGTCAGTGTTACCGACAAATGATAAATATGCGAATTATTTTTATATCGCCTATATTCCTTTTTATTCTAATCGACGTTATGAACGTTCAGCAAGTATGTTTATATCAGGAAATATCACGAATAGTTTAAATGAAAGTTTCATAAAAGATAAGAACTCTTTTTCTAAAGCATACTTTGAAAAGGACATTGGTGAAGTAAAGAATGGTTACGTTGTTACGTACAAAGAAGGGGAATACTCTAAAGTAAGTATTTCACGTTTCTTCATATTTCCTGACGAAACTGGATTGTGGCTGAAGGCTGATTCTAATGAGGAAAATACCGAGAAGCTTACCGTAGAAAACACACTGGAAGAGGTTAAAGAGGTGTTAGGTAATGATTTTACCTTTTTAGATGAAAATTTTACGTTCAAAAAAAGTGAATAGAATAAACAACTAGAGCTGAAGGAATCAGTTCTAGTTGTCACACATCAGTATAATTATGACAGCGCCTAAAATATGGCTGTTATTAATAATAGTGTGTTTTTTTAGTTTTGTACTCACTAGGAGAGACCCCCATCTCTTTTTTAAAGACTTTGCTAAAATAGTTTCCTGTTGAAAAGCCAACTTTTTTAGCGACCAGTTCCACCGCTTCATCTTCCCATAATAGCGATAAGGAATGAAGGATACGTACTTTTTTTAAATAATGAATTGGGGGAGAGTGATAAGTTGCTTCAAATAACCGAATCAATTTATATTTTGATAACTCATACTTTTCAGACAAGAATTCTAAGCTAATATCTTGGAAATAGTGATGATCAATATAGTCTTTTATTGCTTGGACCGTGTCTGTTTTTTGTTGAATTTCTTTTTGAATTTCTTCTTGGATATCTAAAAAAAGAGTAAACGCTGCTTTAGCATTTTGTGTAACAGTTAATTCTTGGGTATAGTTATCTATAATAAATTCTTGCAACATTTCAATGAATGAATCCGATAATTCAACAACGGTAAAGGATGTATCCAACCATTGCAGCATATTTCCTGAAAACTCGATAAATAGAAAGTGCCAATCTTCACCGAAGTAGCGATAATTTCCAGGGATTTTAGCAAAAAAGCCCTTATTCTTTGTTAAAGCAACGGTTCGCTTGCCTACTTGTAGAAATCCCTGACCTTTTAATGTTACTTGCAAAACAATTAGTTGTTCTTTTCGATTACGTGCGTCCCAATCATAATGAAGACTTCCTTGTCCGACACCAATGCCCCGGATGAGTGGTAAATGTCGGTCATCGATGTAATGGAATTGACGTACAAAATTCTGCAATTTATTACCCTCCATGAAATAATTTCTTCTTGTTACTTCTGATTATACTCGATATCATGGATATAATAAAAGAAGAGGAATGATAAATATGTCGATCTATTTTGATACAGCACAGAATTTTTTTCACCTGAGCAATAATGAAATTAGTTATATCATTGGTATCGAAAAAGAACAATATCTTACCCATAGGTATTTTGGTCCTCGCTTAGCAGAGTATCATCAAGTCAATCAGCTGCAAATGATCGATCGCGGCTTTGCCACGAATCCAATCAGTGAAGAGCGTACTTTTTCGCTAAACACGCTACCGCTTGAAACGAGTACACAAGGTAGCTTAGATTATCGGGTGAGTAATTATCTGTTTCGGAATACAGATGGCCATTGTATTACTAATTTTGTGTATGATCATTTTGAAATTTTAGAAGGCAAGCGACCTTTAGAAGGCCTCCCTTCACTAAGGGGAGACCAAGAACAAACCTTAGCAATTTATCTTGTAGATTCTATCCAGTCACTTGAAATGGTGTTGTATTATACGATATACGAAGATCTTCCTGTCATTACACGCAGCGTATCCTATACAAATAATGGGGCACAGGTAATCTATATAGAAAACGCTGGTTCGATGCTCTTAGATTTTCCCCGTTGTGACTTTGACTTACTAACACTTAACGGGGCCCATACAAATGAAGCAACAATCCATCGCCAAGCGCTCCATCCTGGTATACAAAAAATCTCATCAGCTAGAGGAACGAGCAGTCCGCAGCATCATCCGTTCTTAGGGCTTGCTGATCGGTATACGAATGAAGATCAAGGGGATGTTTATGGCTTTCATTTTATTTATAGTGGGAATTTTGTTGCTCAAGCTGAAGTAGAGCAGTATGGAAGCACACGGGTTCAAATCGGAATCAATCCAGAAACGTTTGAATGGAAATTAACACCTGGATCAACGTTTCAAACACCAGAAGTTGTGTTGAATTTTAGTGCGAAAGGATTTAATCAGCTTTCCCAGACATTTCATACGTTATACCAAACCTATTTGATTCCTAAGCAATGGCAACAGGAGGAGCGTCCCATTTTACTTAATTCTTGGGAAGGCAATTATTTTGATTTTACTGAAGAGGACTTGATCCGCCAAGCTCAATTAGCGAGTACATTAGGGATTGAATTATTTGTTTTAGATGACGGGTGGTTTGGTCAACGTACAGATGATACAACTTCTTTAGGCGATTGGTATGTGAACAACGCAAAACTTCCAAATGGGATCGAGCATCTTGCGGATGTTATTCACCAACAAAAGATGAAATTTGGTTTATGGTTTGAGCCAGAAATGATTTCTGTAAAAAGTCGTTTGTTTGAGAGACATCCAGAATGGAGTCTACAGGTTCCCAATTACCCTCAAACACAGGGGCGACAACAGCTGGTCTTAAATTTGAGTTTACCAGAAGTTCAAGACCACCTCATTCAAATGCTGACAGCGTATCTGTCATCAAATAAAATCGATTATATAAAATGGGATATGAATCGACATTTAACGGAATTGGGTAGCTTTCTTTTACCCAATGATCAGCAAAAAGAAGTTAGCCATCGTTATGTCTTAGGACTGTATCGTATTCTATCTGAAGTAACAGAACGATTTCCCCAAGTCCTTTTTGAAAATTGCTCTAGTGGTGGCGGACGATTTGATCCAGGAATGGTTGCTTATATGCCTCAAACTTGGGCAAGTGATAACACAGATGCGTTATGTCGCTCGAAAATCCAATATGGCTATAGCTATCTGTATCCACCAATTATGATGGGCGCTCATGTTTCGGATAGTCCTAATCATCAAGTAGGTCGAAATACTCCCTTAGAAAGTCGCTTTCTAATTGCAATGAGTGGAAACTTTGGCTACGAATTAGCAATAGAAAAACAATCGCCACAAGAGCTCGAAATGATAAAAGAGCAAATTATATTTTATAAAAAGCATCGTAAACTATTACAGTTTGGTCAATTCTATCGTTTAAAAGAACTTGATGCGGCTTATTCCACTGCTTGGCTATTCAAAAATGAAACAGAAGCGCTTCTTGTTTATTCCAATGGACTAGCTCAACCAGCGCAAGCGGTTCAGTATTTAAAAACAAAATATCTTGAGGAATCGGCTCTTTATAAGGACATGCGTACTGGGGAAATATACAGCGGTAGTGAATTAAATCATGCCGGTATTCTTGTTCCAAGGATCAAAGGGGATTTCAATTGTTTCTATATTCATTGGACTGTTGTTAGGTAAATGATACATTAAAAAGATCCCTTATGGCGAACCGCCGTAAGGGATCTTTTGGTTAATTTAATAAAACAGCATAAGCTTCGTAAGGGAGAAGGGTTTGACTAATTTCTTTTTCATAATTATGAATCAGGATTTCTTTGATTTGTTGTGTTGCATCCAGTAAGAATTGAGCCGGCTTATTGGAAAAATTGACAACAACTACTATTTCTTCTCCGTCATTCTTACGGATATAGGCTAAAACTGCTGCATCTTCTGTTTGAATACTCTCAAATGTTCCTTCTGTAATCACTGGTAATTCTTTTCGGAGTTGAATCAATTTTTTGTACGTATAAAATAAGGAGTCTGGATCATCTAAAGCAGCGGCTACATTGATTTCACTTGAATCTCCTGCAGGTAGCCAAGGAATACCAGTTGTAAAGCCCGCTTGTTTAGAATCATCCCACTGCATTGGATGACGTGCGTTATCACGTCCTTTGGCATTGATAGAGGCGATGATTTCTTCTTCTGTATAGCCTAAAGTGATGCGTTCATCATACATTCTACGACTTTCAATATCATCGACTTCGTCAATTGATTTTACTGGATAATTGATCATCCCAATTTCTTCTCCTTGGTAAATATAAGGTGTTCCTTGAAGAAAATAAAGATAGATAGCTAACATTTTCCCACTAAGCACCCTGTACTCTTGATCATTGCCCCAACGAGAAATGATTCGTGGTAAATCGTGATTATTCCAAAATAGGGAGTTCCAGCCTTTACCAGTTAATTCAGTTTGCCATTTAGAAAAAACATGATGCAGTTCTTTTGGATCAAGTTTTTTTAGATCCCATTTTCGTTTGCCTGGTTGTTTGTCCAAATTGATATGCTCAAATTGGAAAACCATCGATAATTCATCTCTGTCCTCGTCTGAATAAAGTTGAGCAATTTCGGGTGTTGCGCCCCAAGTTTCGCCAACCGTGACCAAATCATATTCACCAAAGGTATTTTGATTCATTTCCTGTAATAGCTCATGGAGTTTTGGCCCATTTTTAGTAATGAATTGGTCGGGTTCTTTTCCGATTAAATCAATAACATCTAGACGGAATCCGCCTACTCCTTTTTCGATCCAGTAATTCATCATACGATAAATTTCGTAGCGCATCATTTTATTTTCCCAATTTAAGTCAGGCTGCTCTTTGGCGTGTAAGTGAAGATAATACTCTCCAAGTTCTGGAACCAATGTCCAAGCAGAACCGCCGAAGTTTGACTGCAGGGTGTTCGGCGGTCGTCCGTCAACGCCTCTTCTCCAAATATAGAAATCATGAAACTCACTCTTTGGATCGTGAAGCGCGGATTGAAACCACGGATGTTCAGAGGAAGTATGATTAACGACTAAGTCCATGATGATCTTGATATTCCTTTTTTTCGCTTCTTCAATTAGTGTGTCCATATCCTTCATTGTTCCATAATCTGGATCGATCGCTTGATAATCACTGATATCATAGCCATTATCTTCATTAGGCGATTGATACACAGGACTTAACCAAATTGCTTCTATCCCTAGAAAAGCAAGATAATCTAACCGTTGAATAATTCCAGGAAGATCCCCGATCCCATCTGCGTTCGTATCTTGAAAGCTACGTGGATAGACTTGATAGATCGTTGCCTTTTTCCACCAATTAGTTTTCATAGCGCACACTCAAAGCTAGTAGATCTTGGTTTCCATCAACACTTAATGTGTCAATTACTTCAACAGCTTCATAGTCGTTCGTATTCGTAACAATCATCATCACTGTTGGGTCAAAGCCGGCTTGTTTGACAGCGTCTAAATCAACTGTTCCTAAGATATCCCCTTTTTTCACTAAGTCTCCATATTTTTTAGTCGTTTCAAAGAATTCTCCATTTAGTTTTACCGTATCGATTCCAATATGGATCAGTACTTCCGCACCATGAGTTGTTTTTAACCCATAAGCATGTTTTGAATCGTATACGACCGTTAATTCCCCATCGGCTGGGGCGTAAATAATCCCTTTTTCTGGAATTACCGCAATGCCTTTCCCCATCATTTCTTGTGCAAAGACAGGATCGTTGACTTCTTTTAAAGCAATAGGTGTGCCTTTGACTGGTGCAGCTAAGATTTCATCTTGAACCGCGATCACTTCCGCTTCAGGATCTTCATTGATTGCAACCGCAACTTCACCTGCACTAGTATCATCATCTGCAAATACAGCCATATGACGTTTACCATAAGCATATGTCGTAACAAAACCAACTAAAATACTGATGACGATCCCAATCATGAAATAAGGAATTGATTTTGGTGCGATTGAAATAAATCCAATCACACTAGCAGGTCCCATCGCCACTGATAAAACATGAAATGCACCAATAAATACACAAGCAACTGCTGAAGCAATCATACCGCAGATAAATGGAAATTTAAGTTTCAAATTGACCCCAAAAATTGCTGGTTCCGTAATTCCTAGCATCGCTGAAATACTTGCTGAGGTCGCTAAACTTTTTTGTTTTTTATTTTTAGTTAATAACATAATGGCAAGTGTTGCTGCACCTTGACCAACGTTTGCCATAGAGGCAACTGGGAAAATGAAGGAACCGCCAGTACGTGCCACATCTGCTAACAAGGTGGTCTCGATTGCTGGAAAACTTTGATGTAGTCCTGTAATAACAATTGGTGAATAAAACAGTCCGAATACACCTAAACCAATTGCTCCTGTTGTATTATACAACCAAACAAGTCCATCAGTTAAACCATCTGAAACGATTCTCATAACAGGTCCCACAACGATAAATGTTAAAAATCCAGTAATAATGATGGCTAACATAGGGGTGAAAGTAAAATCAAATGCATTTGGAATGCGTTTGTGGAAGAATTTTTCTAAAGTTGCCAAAATCCAAGCAACCACTAATACTGGTAACACAGAACCTTGATAACCTGCTTGGGCAACGTTCATCCCAAAAATATGCCAATAATTCATACTGCCTTCCGCAATTGCATTTGCCACACCGTAACCATTAACTAAATCAGGCATAACCATCGCCATTCCAATGGCAGCACCTAGATAAGGATTACCACCAAAGCGTTTGGATGCAGAAAATCCGACTAAGATAGGTAAGAAAGCAAATGGTGCAGAAGCTAATAAATTAATGATACTTGCAACGTCCGTTACATTAGGGAACATTTCTACAACGGATTGCGGGCCAAATAAATGTTGTGCAGTTAACACATTATTCAACGCCATCAATAAACCACCAGCAACTAAAGCTGGAACAATCGGAACAAAAATATCAGATAATACTTTAATAAAGGCCATAATTGGATTGTTCTTCTTACCGTTTGCCGCGACTGCTTTCAAATCAGCGGTGGATGCTTCTTTGACATTCGTTATTTTTATCAGTTCATCATAGACATTGTTGACATCACCAGCCCCAATAATGATCTGAAACTGGTCATTGGCTTCAAAGGTTCCTTTAACAGCATCATTATTGTCTAAAGCTTTTTGATCCACCTTACTTGAATCTTTTAAAACTAACCTTAGTCGTGTCGCACAATGCGCTGCAGCTTGAATGTTGTCTTCGCCGAGTGCTTGCTTGATTTCCTCTGCTACTTTTTTGTAATCCATTCTCATTCCTCCTAAATGTCATTTAAGCGATTTCAATAGAAGTGGTCATCTTGTGTATGAAAGATAGAAATGAAATCGCTTTTTCACATCCAAAGTATACCATTTTTTATAAAATTGTCAAACGTATAACAATGATTATTTTCTTTTGTTAAGGTGTATTTATTTATATTCGAATCATAATTGATTAACGTTTGACATTATGTGTTTTTAAAGCTAAACTATATGCAAGAATACGCTTACGAGGAGAGTACATATGTCTGTAAAAAAAGTTTGGACAAAAGAAGAACGTTATCGTCCGTATCAAGAATGGGATAAAACGCACCTAGCCTTATTGCAAGAGAACATCGCTAATTCTAAATGGCGTTTAGGGTATCATATCCAGCCAAATACTGGCTTACTAAATGATCCAAATGGTTTTTCATATTTTAATAATCAATGGCATGTTTTTTATCAGTCTTACCCAATGGGAGCCGTTCATGGGTTAAAATCTTGGTATCATCTGACATCTGATAATTTAGTGGATTGGAAAGAAGAAGGAACGAAAGTATTTCCAGATAGTTTGTATGATAGTCATGGTGTTTATTCAGGGACTGCTTTGCCTGTTTCGGACCAGTTGTTTCTTGCTTATACAGGAAATGTTCGTGATGCAGAGTGGGTTCGCCATTCCTATCAGTTAGGTGCCTGGATGGATGACTCTGGAACAGTTCGGAAAATCGAAACGCCACTGATTACTGAACCACCGACAGGGTACACATCTGAATTTAGAGATCCCCAATTATTCCGTTACGATGATGAGTACTTGATGGTCATAGGTGCTCAAAATGAGGCTGAAAAAGGAAAGATTCTTACTTATCAGAGTTCTGATTTGCTTACATGGCAGTGCAAGGGTGAATTAGAGTTTACCGATAAAGAAATGGGTTTTATGATTGAATGTCCTAATTTACTAGTAACAAAAGATGCGGCATTACTTATTTTTTGTCCTCAAGGTTTAGAACCAGATATTTGTTCTTATGAAAATATTTATCCTAATACTTACGTTATCGGGGATTCTTACGACAGTGAAGCGAATCGTTTGATTCAGCCTACTGCATTAAAAAATCTAGATGAAGGGTTTGATGTATACGCTACACAAGCCTTTCAAGCACCAGATAATCGTTTATTGTCTATTAGTTGGGTAGGCTTACCAGAAATTGAGTATCCAACCGATCAAGAAGAATGGGCTCATTGCTTAAGTAGTGTAAAAGAGCTGCTTATAAAAGACAAAAAATTGTATCAACGTCCTGTTGCGGAAATGAAACAATTACGTGTAGGTGAAGCACTTGAGTTTAACAAAGATTCTGCTTCCTTTTTTGAAACAGATACAAATCAGTATGAATTAATGCTATCGTTTGACCCGCTTTCCTGTGGAACGCTTACTTTGTTTACGAATAAAGAACAAAATAAAGGATTAACGATTAATTTTGACTCGCAACATGGTAAAATAGCGATAGACCGTAGTCAAGCTGGTGCTGTTTTTGGAGAAGAATATGGCTTTATCCGATCGTTTTCTGTTGAACAAAAACCCTTGGAACTACAAATCTTTGTAGATTCTTCGATTGTTGAGATTTTCATCAATGAAGGTGAAAAAGTAGCAACAATGCGAGTATTTCCAGAAACACATCAGACAGGAGTCCATCTAGAGTGTGATGGAGGCTATCAAGGGAAATTATGGCAACTGCGGAAAACTAACCAATAAAGGATGAATGAACATGGTTGTCAAACTAACGGATGTAGCAAAAAAAGCCGGTGTTTCTCCCACTACTGTTTCTCGTGTGATTAATAATTATGGTTCCCTAAGCCAAAAAACGATTGATAAAGTAAATTTAGCAATGAAAGAGCTGAATTATCAACCAAATTCTTTAGCTCGTTCCTTGCAAGGAAAAAATACACAATTAATTGGATTGATTTTTCCAACTGTTGCAAATCCTTTTTTTGGGGAGCTCGTTGAAAGAATCGAAGGGAAACTATTTGATTTAGGCTACCGCGTTATTTTGTGTGATAGTGCCAATAATAAAGAAAAAGAACGTCATTATATTAATATGCTCGCGGCCAATAAAGTGGATGGAATCATTGCTGGAGCTCATAACTTGGGAATCACTGAATATGAAGATATCGAGTTGCCGATTGTTTCTTTTGACCGTTATTTAGCTGACAATATTCCAATCATTGGCAGTGATAATTTTCAAGGGGGCTATCTAGCTACTGAAACATTATTTGTCAGAGGTGCACGAAAAATTGCGATTCTTACTGGTTCACAAGAATCCAATTCGCCTACAAATTTTCGTTTGAATGGGTATTTAAGTTTCTTAGAGAAACACGAATTAGAACCTAAAATTTTTCAGATTCAAACAACGGCTAGATCAACAACGTTGAAAAATTTAGAAATCAAACATATTTTAGAAACAGAAGAAATCGACAGTTTGTTTTGTACGGATGATTTAACGGCTATCTTAGCATATAATCAATGTCAGCAGTTGAAGATAAACGTTCCTGAACAAATCAAGATCATTGGGTATGATGGGACCAAATTCATTCAAAATTATTTTCCACAACTATCAACGATTGCCCAACCAATGGCTGACTATGCAGATATTTTAGTAGATTTGTTGTTACAACGAATCCAAAATCCAGAAAAAAAACTTGAAAAAAATTACCTACTACCGGTAAAACTAATTCAAGGTCAAACAACCTAACCCTTAAAAGGAGTGAACAATATGTTATACGGTGCGATCGAGGCTGGAGGCACGAAATTTGTTTGTGCAGTAGGAAACGAAAACTTAGAAATAATTGAGCGTGTATCGTTTCCTACAGAAACACCTGAAAAAACTATGCGCTCTGTGATTGGTTTTTTCAAGAAATTTGAAACACTCTCAACGATCGGAGTCGGATCATTTGGCCCAATCGATGTTAAACGAGAGTCTGAAACGTATGGCTATATTACATCTACACCGAAACTTGCATGGAAGAATTTTGATTTTGTTGGGTACTTAAAAGACCAGTTGGCGAATATTTCTGTTGCTTGGACAACGGATGTAAACGCTGCTTGCTATGGTGAATCTATTGCGGGCTGCGGTAAAGGATTATCAAATGTAGTCTATTATACTATCGGAACAGGAGTTGGTGGTGGTGCTTTAATAGATGGCCAATTCGTTGAGGGATTTAGCCATCCGGAAATGGGACACGCCATGGTTCGACGTCATCCTGAGGATACATTTATCGGTAATTGTCCGTACCATACAGACTGTTTGGAAGGGTTAGCTGCGGGTCCAGCCATCGAAAAACGAACTGGAATCAAAGGGCAAGATCTATCGACAGAAGACCCATCATGGGATATTGAAGCATACTACATTGCACAATGCGCATACAATACCACTTTGCTCTTTTCGCCGCAGGTCATTATTTTTGGCGGCGGTGTTATGAAGCAAGAACAATTAAGAAAAAAAGTCCAAGATCAATTCGCTAAGCTCATTAATGATTATGTGAAATATCCAGATTTATCTACTTATATCGTTACTCCTCAATTGGGGGACAATGCTGGCGTGATTGGTTGTCTTGCTTTAGCGAAGGATTTATATTTGCAAGCTTAATCAAAGGTGACAAAGAAGAAGCCATTATAGATTATCTTTCGAAGACTGATAATTTAATCGATGTTTGCTCTTTTTTTTCATATTATTGACTTGACAGTCTATCCAACTATTATTCACTTCCAATACGCAGAGTAGTATCATAACTAGGAATATTTTTAGAAATCTCAC is a window encoding:
- a CDS encoding 5-bromo-4-chloroindolyl phosphate hydrolysis family protein — encoded protein: MKIIGFLLLLLILKGIEYFARVHAYKKRIKEYQKENELTTDEIVLFKETMSIAKDQIILLELTINKSKALMKIETKEKGLGSSKLLFSELMEQPKRMTELEQFLYIKLPGIVEASEKFIQIQEAQLSTADIERSKKMIMETITSYSSSITDEYEEIIQDASEDIYLTKKLIEGK
- a CDS encoding helix-turn-helix domain-containing protein; its protein translation is MQNFVRQFHYIDDRHLPLIRGIGVGQGSLHYDWDARNRKEQLIVLQVTLKGQGFLQVGKRTVALTKNKGFFAKIPGNYRYFGEDWHFLFIEFSGNMLQWLDTSFTVVELSDSFIEMLQEFIIDNYTQELTVTQNAKAAFTLFLDIQEEIQKEIQQKTDTVQAIKDYIDHHYFQDISLEFLSEKYELSKYKLIRLFEATYHSPPIHYLKKVRILHSLSLLWEDEAVELVAKKVGFSTGNYFSKVFKKEMGVSPSEYKTKKTHYY
- a CDS encoding alpha-galactosidase, which gives rise to MSIYFDTAQNFFHLSNNEISYIIGIEKEQYLTHRYFGPRLAEYHQVNQLQMIDRGFATNPISEERTFSLNTLPLETSTQGSLDYRVSNYLFRNTDGHCITNFVYDHFEILEGKRPLEGLPSLRGDQEQTLAIYLVDSIQSLEMVLYYTIYEDLPVITRSVSYTNNGAQVIYIENAGSMLLDFPRCDFDLLTLNGAHTNEATIHRQALHPGIQKISSARGTSSPQHHPFLGLADRYTNEDQGDVYGFHFIYSGNFVAQAEVEQYGSTRVQIGINPETFEWKLTPGSTFQTPEVVLNFSAKGFNQLSQTFHTLYQTYLIPKQWQQEERPILLNSWEGNYFDFTEEDLIRQAQLASTLGIELFVLDDGWFGQRTDDTTSLGDWYVNNAKLPNGIEHLADVIHQQKMKFGLWFEPEMISVKSRLFERHPEWSLQVPNYPQTQGRQQLVLNLSLPEVQDHLIQMLTAYLSSNKIDYIKWDMNRHLTELGSFLLPNDQQKEVSHRYVLGLYRILSEVTERFPQVLFENCSSGGGRFDPGMVAYMPQTWASDNTDALCRSKIQYGYSYLYPPIMMGAHVSDSPNHQVGRNTPLESRFLIAMSGNFGYELAIEKQSPQELEMIKEQIIFYKKHRKLLQFGQFYRLKELDAAYSTAWLFKNETEALLVYSNGLAQPAQAVQYLKTKYLEESALYKDMRTGEIYSGSELNHAGILVPRIKGDFNCFYIHWTVVR
- a CDS encoding glycoside hydrolase family 13 protein, which codes for MKTNWWKKATIYQVYPRSFQDTNADGIGDLPGIIQRLDYLAFLGIEAIWLSPVYQSPNEDNGYDISDYQAIDPDYGTMKDMDTLIEEAKKRNIKIIMDLVVNHTSSEHPWFQSALHDPKSEFHDFYIWRRGVDGRPPNTLQSNFGGSAWTLVPELGEYYLHLHAKEQPDLNWENKMMRYEIYRMMNYWIEKGVGGFRLDVIDLIGKEPDQFITKNGPKLHELLQEMNQNTFGEYDLVTVGETWGATPEIAQLYSDEDRDELSMVFQFEHINLDKQPGKRKWDLKKLDPKELHHVFSKWQTELTGKGWNSLFWNNHDLPRIISRWGNDQEYRVLSGKMLAIYLYFLQGTPYIYQGEEIGMINYPVKSIDEVDDIESRRMYDERITLGYTEEEIIASINAKGRDNARHPMQWDDSKQAGFTTGIPWLPAGDSSEINVAAALDDPDSLFYTYKKLIQLRKELPVITEGTFESIQTEDAAVLAYIRKNDGEEIVVVVNFSNKPAQFLLDATQQIKEILIHNYEKEISQTLLPYEAYAVLLN
- a CDS encoding sucrose-specific PTS transporter subunit IIBC; the protein is MDYKKVAEEIKQALGEDNIQAAAHCATRLRLVLKDSSKVDQKALDNNDAVKGTFEANDQFQIIIGAGDVNNVYDELIKITNVKEASTADLKAVAANGKKNNPIMAFIKVLSDIFVPIVPALVAGGLLMALNNVLTAQHLFGPQSVVEMFPNVTDVASIINLLASAPFAFLPILVGFSASKRFGGNPYLGAAIGMAMVMPDLVNGYGVANAIAEGSMNYWHIFGMNVAQAGYQGSVLPVLVVAWILATLEKFFHKRIPNAFDFTFTPMLAIIITGFLTFIVVGPVMRIVSDGLTDGLVWLYNTTGAIGLGVFGLFYSPIVITGLHQSFPAIETTLLADVARTGGSFIFPVASMANVGQGAATLAIMLLTKNKKQKSLATSASISAMLGITEPAIFGVNLKLKFPFICGMIASAVACVFIGAFHVLSVAMGPASVIGFISIAPKSIPYFMIGIVISILVGFVTTYAYGKRHMAVFADDDTSAGEVAVAINEDPEAEVIAVQDEILAAPVKGTPIALKEVNDPVFAQEMMGKGIAVIPEKGIIYAPADGELTVVYDSKHAYGLKTTHGAEVLIHIGIDTVKLNGEFFETTKKYGDLVKKGDILGTVDLDAVKQAGFDPTVMMIVTNTNDYEAVEVIDTLSVDGNQDLLALSVRYEN
- a CDS encoding sucrose-6-phosphate hydrolase; translated protein: MSVKKVWTKEERYRPYQEWDKTHLALLQENIANSKWRLGYHIQPNTGLLNDPNGFSYFNNQWHVFYQSYPMGAVHGLKSWYHLTSDNLVDWKEEGTKVFPDSLYDSHGVYSGTALPVSDQLFLAYTGNVRDAEWVRHSYQLGAWMDDSGTVRKIETPLITEPPTGYTSEFRDPQLFRYDDEYLMVIGAQNEAEKGKILTYQSSDLLTWQCKGELEFTDKEMGFMIECPNLLVTKDAALLIFCPQGLEPDICSYENIYPNTYVIGDSYDSEANRLIQPTALKNLDEGFDVYATQAFQAPDNRLLSISWVGLPEIEYPTDQEEWAHCLSSVKELLIKDKKLYQRPVAEMKQLRVGEALEFNKDSASFFETDTNQYELMLSFDPLSCGTLTLFTNKEQNKGLTINFDSQHGKIAIDRSQAGAVFGEEYGFIRSFSVEQKPLELQIFVDSSIVEIFINEGEKVATMRVFPETHQTGVHLECDGGYQGKLWQLRKTNQ
- a CDS encoding LacI family DNA-binding transcriptional regulator, whose translation is MVVKLTDVAKKAGVSPTTVSRVINNYGSLSQKTIDKVNLAMKELNYQPNSLARSLQGKNTQLIGLIFPTVANPFFGELVERIEGKLFDLGYRVILCDSANNKEKERHYINMLAANKVDGIIAGAHNLGITEYEDIELPIVSFDRYLADNIPIIGSDNFQGGYLATETLFVRGARKIAILTGSQESNSPTNFRLNGYLSFLEKHELEPKIFQIQTTARSTTLKNLEIKHILETEEIDSLFCTDDLTAILAYNQCQQLKINVPEQIKIIGYDGTKFIQNYFPQLSTIAQPMADYADILVDLLLQRIQNPEKKLEKNYLLPVKLIQGQTT
- a CDS encoding ROK family protein, giving the protein MLYGAIEAGGTKFVCAVGNENLEIIERVSFPTETPEKTMRSVIGFFKKFETLSTIGVGSFGPIDVKRESETYGYITSTPKLAWKNFDFVGYLKDQLANISVAWTTDVNAACYGESIAGCGKGLSNVVYYTIGTGVGGGALIDGQFVEGFSHPEMGHAMVRRHPEDTFIGNCPYHTDCLEGLAAGPAIEKRTGIKGQDLSTEDPSWDIEAYYIAQCAYNTTLLFSPQVIIFGGGVMKQEQLRKKVQDQFAKLINDYVKYPDLSTYIVTPQLGDNAGVIGCLALAKDLYLQA